The genomic interval ttttcttatataaattgAGAAGAACGTGAGATGAGTTTTGTTCGTGGTGGCCAGTTAGGTAATATGTCATGTCATAACTTGGGATTAAGAGTTTCACAaagcaacaaaacaaaatatcttaattttcaaaaggaaaaggttttttaataattatttttgacaGTCTTTTTTACAACGCTTACACAGTAGTTTGTGATtaatccatttcaaatattttttaaaaatagacaataaaattataatatctatcctgttataaaaaaattgttaaaaataattgtcaaaatatcaatattcttttcatatcaaaacataaattaaacaatttttaacacaatatttgatttgaCTGGTACAAAAACATTAACATATATTCATAATGTCAAAATTCATCACTCAAcattcttattaatattttgtataaatattacataatttacCGGCACATCAATATTGTTTATTAGAAatggaaatatatatatcaacaaTAGATTAACATTTTTAGATTAACCGAAGAACTAAATTtgcaattaatattttagaaaaataagaatggTACATTTAAGAAACTATaagataaaaagtaatttaagtgAGAAAAGtgtatagggtttttgaaatgTGAATAGATACCGAAAGAGTGTATTGGGCCTAAGGATATGTTGGGATACATGGGATTGTGTTCAATGTTTCACaaggcattttttttttaatataaatggtacaaaatatttattaggtttaaattttttatttttgtattttttaggttttactgttaaaaactttaaacatatatatatatatatatatatatatatatatatatattacatgaaacaattttttttgggtTTATTTATAGCATAccaatttatatttaacatgataAACTAAGTTTTTCATGGAGTTACTCTAGTACTTAAAAGAAAGTACATggatacatataaaattatttaaatacgcACGAATTAATTAATACTTTGACTTGTGAAAAAAAGTTTGATTAGTTTATTTCAATGGGATGTGTCAAATACATTAAATGGGATTATCAGAAAAATTAGATTTgtgaataaaattgtaaatagaTCAAGTCAATAGTTTGACTTGTTGAAAAAATATGTTGATCGagtttgacatttttttatttaaattatccaaagaaaaagtttaagtttattagaaaaatgataCTCCCAAGTCATTATTAAAGCAATACGAAACTTGAATTTGGATTATGacttgatttgttttttttttcatttattaaatgtaCTATtcactaatttaattaatttacaggtttgaagatgataaaagtacgaaaaaaatatttgaatatattaaataaactaaaatatttgaatatatgaaaTTGTATTAATGTGGGAAAGATATCCATGAAGATCAATACTACTATGCATATCTATATGTTTCTTGCATTCAATGGCTACTATCATTCTCTAATCaatcaactttaaaattaaatattattttaagttggAAATCAAGTTCTAAACTATTATAGATTCACATACATTAAATTAATTCTATGAACAATTTtttgtaaagttaaaaataatagataatttttgtttgtacagtgaaaagtaaaaatcgaacaatattaaaaatagaaaacaatgatttaatcctaaaaattaacttttgacTTTTTGAAttggtttaaaatataaactctaatttatttaaaattagtttagagCAAATTATAATCTTTTGACCTTTTATATTGCAAATTTAGAGCTTTGAGATTTGAAAGATTCCAAACGTGCAAACTAATCAGCCATTATCATTATGTTCAACTAATCACAAAATAACTTATAGTTATTAGAAGCTAATTGGATGGTGATGGCACGAAGAACCAAAGTCAATGGAACATTACATCTCAAAGTTaacaaagataattttaaatatatttcccATTTAAAATAGACTCTAATACTGATCTTAAATTATGGTTTTTTTTCCAACCATAATGACGGTTTGGGTAAGATTAATTAATGAGATAATTATAGTGAGTGCTTCCTTAATTTATGAAAGTCTAACTTATATCTTTCAATATGGTTTTATTTCATGGCATGTCAAGGGTTTAGTAACTTAAATCCTAAATTCAAAATCtatttattatggaaaatgatattttaacaccattttttgacaccatcttgacactgcacacgtgaatgtgattggacgatttcaaattaaaaaagttgagacagaggtatatttgaaagagaaaaaccaaagtttatttttttaattttaaatcgtccaatcacattttgacacgtgtgtagtgtcaaaatggtgtcaaaaaatggtgttaaaatatcatttttcatttattatataatctCTTTATAAGTTTGACTCATATAATGTCAATCtccaaaaacattattatttattgccTGAAACAGGATAAGCAAAGGACGAAATTGGAGTAAAAAGTTGAGGAAAATCGTACTGGTTTCTACAAAGTTACTCTCTTTATTCCACAAGCAAGTGCAAGAAAACTCAAAGGAGATATCTATCAATAATGTATAATTCATTTGACGGCAAAAGAATATGGAAGAAGACATTGCTTTTCCTTTAATCCATGCCACTGTTAATTGTTGTAAGTAACGCCTGCATACCTTCCCACTCACCAAAACCAACTTTCAACTCTtccatttctattttaaaaatctttatgATTCTTTaacacacataaattttttatattcatttcacattatttttacttattttttatttttttctttcttgaaaaaatacacaactttacatttttaagagcattttatgtttatattatatattatcctTGACAATTGTGTTTTGTCCTGATGCGCATATTTTTTGAGAAAACTTCTCAGGTCACTTATCcttaaattactccaggctaagcacgtttaatcatgaagttcttatgggatAAGCTTCcgaaaacaaatgcatttgttgatatgagtagccaaattaattcctttaagttatccttcaacagTATAGTCTCATatctatacagtctctagatctctctcattccggtgtatttTCGATttgtccatgtgccccttccattGGAAGCCTGAAGctgctccttgtccgtgcctcttgcaTAGGAGATCACTCCCGCCCTCGTCAATGCCCGGATGTCacattaaatgaatgtaaagtGTATTATAGTACTATTATTCATTAGAAGAATGATccttttaacatatataatattttaacattcatttaatactattcttctttactttttactttctcttcttcgaattacaaaaattcatttttttaagatcATTTTATCTTAACAGTGTGTAGATGAATGTGAGAATGTGTCAATGTTATCTTTACTCTCTTAATTAtcaactttttttcaaaatataacaaattaaaaaaataattatttaacacatctaaatttttcatatccatttaatattttttttttatattttactttcttttttgaaaaaaaataaaaaaattacacttttataattattttatttttatactttgtcTCAAATAAACGTAGAAATATAAccgataaataagaaaaaaattgttggaTGATAGCAGCTTCTCAGTTTGAGTCTGAACTACTTAACACGAAAGTAGAGGTGGGTCCAGGAGAAGTACTTTTCCTTAACCCGTGATTGATGGGCTaaatttgaataagaaattGGTATTCTTAGGTCTCACTCACTCCTTAAAGTTTGATGTCACAGAGCCTATTTCCGGAGGGAACATGAAGATGAACATGGCTCATGACATACcccacaaacacacacacatacccCTATGCTTACTTTTTCTTTAGTCACTCTCAAGACTCACCAACTAACTAATTTCACAAAAACAAAACCACACATACTATCTTTTTCAACTCTCTTTACCATTCTTTATATAAACACTCAACAACTCTTCAAGTTGAACAAGATTACACACAACAACACAAACCATGGATTGGTTCTCATGGCTCTCAAAAACAAGCCTTGAGCCAACCCTAGTGTATGAGTATGGTCTTACTTTTGCACACAATGAGCTTGAAGAAGAAGACATGATATACTTCAACCATGAGTTTCTGATGAGCATGGGAATCTCCATAGCCAAACACAGGCTAGAGATTCTGAAGTTGGCAAGGAAAGTCAAGGGAAAGAGAGCACCACGGCCTGTGGCAAGGCTCATGGTGGCGATCAAGAGGACCAAGAGGTGCTTGGCCAATTACTTTCGCACGTTCATCAGCTGTGAAGAAGAGTCTGCGGCACTTGTTGTGGtgccatcatcatcatcatcaaggaCAAGGCCTTATGGGACAAGATGGAAGACTCATGTCATGAAGAGgaacaaaagcaaaaagttGATGGTGGCTAAGCAAGAGAGGCTCTTGCTCACGAATGGAAGTCCCAACACTGTGATGCATGGTCTTGATGGTTTTACCAGTCCCATGGTTTACCATTTCAACAAGgaggaaaaaaaggaaggagaCGATGATGATGGTGGTGGATACTGGTCTTCAGCTGCTGCTGCTGCAGAAGAAATCAGGTGGGATACCATGTTTCAGGATCTAAAGCcaaactgataaaaaaaatcccttttttttttctggggtTGTTGATTCTATGAtcccttatttttttcattacttgGTGAGAGATGGGTTTTTTGGGTTCTTCCACCACCatacttttgttgttgttgttgttattatcaATGGTGTGGGTCATGCGGATAGGTAACTTTAGCATGCAGCTATCTGTTTCAGTAATGAGATTGTCTACTTTGCTTTATGTATGGTCATGTGATGCCCTTTGGCCTTTTTGATAGGGCAAAATTTGCCTTAGATTAGCGTGTTTATGGGGGAGAATGATGAGGTAGATGTTTAGTTTTGTTACTTTACTTTAGCAATTTTGAAAGTTTGGCTTGACTTTGGGTTTGTGCAATGTAATGTCTTGTGGTTGACAATACAAACATTAACATACTATATTTAGTAGTTAATACAATACTTACTGCATTTGCCATTCTTGTATTTGAACTAATTGTTTCTTGATTGAGGCTCATTGTTTTACTTCAATTTCTTCTGAACCCTTCAAAAAGCAGCAGAAGGGGAAACAAAATGATGTTCATTTCTTACTGAAAGTGGTGACCTTAGATTATGATTTCTTAGATGGTTGCACTCATTCTGTGATTCAGTAACATAAGCCTTGTAGAGCATGTTTTTGCTTCAACAAACATTTATTTCTATTGAATTAAGAAGCTCTTGCCattcaaaccaaacaaaatctGATAACTAATTTTTTACACTGTGATCTTAACATATTCGAGTTATTTATCACTTAATCCAAATTGAATAAGGAGCCAAGCTTTTTCGATACTCAATCTTTCCAAAAACTTCAATAacacttattatttttatcttctatttCCAGAGTGTCCAAAAGTCATTTTACTTGAATTAGTTTATGTCTTACTTATTTGTTTCGTTGAGATAAAGCTGTGAGGGATTAACCACACTCTAAAGATATATTTCAAATACAgagattataatatataaccaTTGTGCCCCATGTAAACATGAACAAtgaaaatagattaaaataattactttagtTGCACCTAAGATGCTACGTATTGTTAATTTGCCAACaacttttaatttcagtgtTGAAGTTCTTGCAAGTGTAATCCAAAGAAATTATACAGACATTCACTTCTAAAACATGGGGAATAATAAACGTTTTGCCATTGGCTTGCAACGTAGGTTTGatcaatttcaattaataacCAACCAAATTTCTAATAATGAGGAACAGATACTCTGTACAACATTACTGGAATGATTAATACATGAAAGgaattaaaagcaaaaaagCTAATGTCTACTGCTTacagaaaaatcaatttcaactcatcaaaatttaactataataaaGCTAAACTGAAGCAGAAAAGGAAAGCAATTATTGGAACAACTTTCTGCTTCATATACGattatactttatataattttactaataaGGCCTAATCATGATTATTACCTAGACAAATGCAAAAAAGGAGTATATACATAATGGTGTGGCTACTTCATAACTAGGCATTTATCTACATCCACAATTATTActtataaaaagaaagagaatgttTGACAGCAACTTGTAGGGTGAAACAAAAGGTCTGCATGGAAAAACAGGGGACATTAGTTAGTGGTCAAACAATTCTCCCAAGTTCCATACTTAGAGCTGAAGCTTCCTCCCCCACTCTGTTGGGCATGCTCAGAAATAACACTTCGAGCACAAACATCCCAAGTCCTTGCTATATCCCCAAGTGACATAGGTTGTGGTAAACTGCGCAAAGATATGCTGAACTTTGCCTTTGCCTTGGCTGAAAGATCTTCGTTCTCTTTACTGTAAGAATAGAAGACATgatgtattaaaaatatgtttcccATCAAACATTTGATAAACCATGGAGAAGGTGAAAGGCAAGACAAGTATTTTGTAGATCATCATTAtttagaaaggaaaataaacatTTCAGAGAGCATCTAGGTTATAATAACAAGTCTCATAAGCATacataattatcattattttaataaataatgtaaaaggaACGACTCTTAAATCATATATAGCTCCTAAGTTTTTGTGAGCATTGAAGTGATCATAACACAAGAGATACCAAAGtgcttctcaaaatctcacctGGATTCAACTGGAAATTTGTCTAGGAGTATGGGAGAACAGTTAGGATAATTTGCAGGAACCAGTAAACGCAGAGGCTGAATAGGTGACTGTAGAGTAAGAAATGATAATAAGGCTAAGAAAGAAActgaataattaaataaagtaaaataagaagGCTTAAGATCTCAGAAGTGGGAACCCACCATCTGCGCTGAAGCATATTGGGATTTTAAGCTAGGGCTGAGAGCCACAGCAATGAAAGAGCATTTGACAAGAATTCCTTCTGCTCCTTCAGCAGCTGCAACAGCAGGTGTTGGATCAACATTGCTTATGTCTACTACTGTGTCGATAAGTTGGTGATTAATATCCCTTATTTCTCCCAAAAGGGCATGGTTAACCTACCAGCAAGTCTTCCGTATCAAATAAAATACCAATACAGCGGATAAATTACACATTTACAGATAAGTTATTATCCATTTTTTAGCAAGCTAGTAACCATGGAATTTGTAAGTCTTTTAGAACATTATCGGATGACCCATCATCCTCTAATGAAACACAAACAGATTTTAATATGATGAATTTAATAGAATGTCCATATGCTATATTAGCAACTTCAATAATGTACATAAGTGAGTTATTCACACCAACAATAGGTTCTAACTTCTAAGCTTATGCCATAGTTGGTCATTGTTACCAAACAGGGTGGATAAATAGTAAACATGAGACAAAGTAGTGTCAAACATGCATCAGCCTTACCACTACATCATTTCTTAATGTCGTGCAATTACTGCTataattcctttatcttgcttGATTGTTATTTAACTAATTAGTAATTTCTACATCActtagtaaaatttaatataggATTATGACTAGGAGTGTATGCTATGGGAGAAAATTGGAGTAACATCCATGTTGAGACTCTAGATCCTGTAAGCCCCACTGGACAATTTAATATCAGTATACCATCTATGAGTTTTGATGATAACAAACACTCTGTTTGAACgtttataaattgtttaaatgtCTTATCTCTTTCATTAGACCATCCAACGCTTCTGGCAAGTCTTGTGATAGACGGTTTAATAGGACCATATGAGTTCTAAACACGAATTTATCTCATAAGTCGTAACAATCAAATATTTTCTAGATAAATATAAAGTGTTTGAAACATTATTTACAACGTCTATGTTATCCAtgtttggaaatatttttattacaaaggGCCTGGTAAACATCCACTTAAGGAAACAAGTGAATCAATGCATTTatgattaattgttatatatgcAAATCTTATTTGAATTGTTTCTATACACATAACCAAGGCAAAAGCGCTTTTAAGATTCAAATTAAAACTCTCATCAAGCATCTAAGCTAAGGAAGATGAAGATTCTCGCTgaagattcaaattaaaacTTTACATAGCAGTCATCTTCCAAGCCTATATTAAGAGTTCAAGATAAACATGAAAAACACACAACTGCCATATACAATTCTTTCTATCTTATAGTGACTTTATAGTGTTCTTTGTGGGTGAGAGGTTGCCTTTGTAATCCTTCACATTGTGAAATAGACCTAGTGGTCTTCAACTGTGCTCTCTCTGAGagtgttcttttcttttgggATTTCTTAATCTTAAGGATAGGTATAACCTGAGTGGTTTATGTACTTGTGAGAATCATAAATGGTTTATGTACTCACTTGTAACCAGGAGTGGTTGGTTACTAGTTTGTAATCAATTGATTGTTTAGTGGAACTTCTTAATCGGGTTGCTTAAGAAAAAAACTAGATGTAATCTTTAggtgaatcaatataaaatttgttgtgttgtttgttcTACTTGTTTTGTAGACGGATTAGTCTAGTTCTACTCAAGAAAAGTCTAGTCTCTATTCAACACTCTCCTTCTAGAGCCTAGACCGAGGAGAAATTGACAAACTAGAACAGGTTTTCTAGATTAATGCATGAACAAGTAGAGTgaagtattgaaaaaaaaattgagcaaaacattagaaataaaaaaattttactctaaacagattgattaaaaattggtttttgataGAACCCAATTAGATAACATCATTTGCTCTGTATAACCAATCCCACAAAGTGTATGTTTGAATCCAACGTGATGTCTTACATATTTAAATAgtccaaataaaacaaattaatatttctaatttagtAATAATTGCCTCAAATCTTTGACTAATCAttcaaatacaaaagaaaaaggcgCAAGCTTTTTCCCATTCAATACATGTGTTAGATACTAATGGATGCAAATAACTTGAGAGCTTCTGCAGACTAAAAGTATACATCATGTTAATTGATTTATTAGATCACACCTTTCCTTTTTGTCCCGTTCCCTTACGTCATGCTACTAATGCTAGGTGAGTTTGAAAATCAGTGATCAAAATCTGTAATTTGGTTCATGTGGTTAGCTGGAAATCACTAGTATATCTTAAATTATAGCCTAAATGAATTCCCAGTTATGTGTCCGCTATgcgagaaaatgaaaatgtaactTTGCATATTCTTCTAACTGAccgttatttttttattttcacttcaGGTTTTCATAAGCTCTTTAGTAGAGAAAGTtagtatattaaataaaaaatgtgaagaaTTAATGTAGATTCAATGCACCAATAATCCATGAGACAAACACATTTCTAAATCTCAAGTCCAGCCAGGGAACAAAGATAATCAACAGAAAATAtgacaattataaaataaaacataccagtcaaaaacatattatttattacctCGATTTTCCGTTTCTTGACACTGGATGTTGCTGTTGACTCTAGATCAGAAGCCTCTGAAGCAGTTAACTGCTTGATGCTACCATCCATGCTACCAGCAGATAATACACCACTCAAGGGTATAGCACTTGTGTAACGTTTCATCCTCTTAATTCCATTGGTACCATCTTGGGTAATGAAATTTCGAGCCTGAAGGCGACAATTAGTCATGGAAACCAAATCCTCACCAACAGCTGCTCTGGATCCGTTACCTGGAGCTGATCCTGCTATTCTATCATTCATGCTGACAACTGAGCCAATATCACTGACCGCAGCACTTAATGctttagatgaaattgattttaccTAGAATCATGATTTAGACATCAACTTGTCATCTATAATTCCAAGCATAGCAGTAAAATAATTAAGGGAACCTTTCACTCtttaatttgtcaaatctgGTTAAAATGTAGAATAAAAGTATACAAAACCAGCATTAGATATGCTTCAATACTGACCACATTAATTAGGCGTTCAAGAGGCTGCTCTGTCACAGTTGACTTCCCAGAAGTGGCAGCTAAAGCATTGCCATGCGCACCATCCTGACCACTGAATTCTGCCAATAAAGGAGACGCTGAAATCCCAGGAGTCCCAATGGCAAGGGATTGAGGTGGTGCTACTGCAACCCCTGTTTGTTGATGTCCAATATTTGCAGCATTTGATATTGATGAAACACAGGGAACGGACTTCTCAGATTCCCCTGGCATAGGAGATGGAGCCAAAGGAGGTGAAGGGGTAGGTCCTACAAAGGGTGAATTAGAAGATTGCAGAGGAGTTGCAACTTTAGATTTAGACGGGAGATGATTTTGTTGCTCAACCTGGGGAGATGAATGTTGCTGAATCTGAGGAGATGGAGCCTGAAGGTGTTGGGGTGAAGAAACAGGAAATGCATTCCCTTGTTTCAGCTGTTGATGGGAATATGCTGAGTGTTGACCTGATGTAAGATGTTGAAAGACTCCTGGCTTAACACCAATTCCTTGTCGCATTTTTAAGTCATTTATATCATTCATTTGGTGAAGCTGGGACATTTGATGTGTTTGCAATTGTGCAGATAGCTGTGGCTTCGTTGGATGGTGTAGTTGCTGCTGCTGAAAGAGCTGCCTCTGCACCATTTGTCGATGCTGAAATTGTTTGAATTGCTGATTCTGCAGCATCTGCTGTTCCTGATGTTTCAGTTGGTGTTGAAGTGCACTGGAACCTGATTGAAGGGAATTTGGTTGACTAACATTTGCCCCACCTTGTGATTGTAAGGAATTAATACTTGTCTGTAGTTGAGGAGTACTAACAGGAGTTTGCTGGATGGAGTTCATTGGAACATGTTGAAGGGAGTTCACAGAGTTTCCTTGTCCAGAATCTAAGTTAGCTCCAGGTTGCATCGAATTCATCATATTCTGCTGTCCTGCTGATACACCAGACAAAGGATTGTGCTGAGAGGTTGCAATATTATTCTGCTGCATGGTTGGCATAGAACCTTGTAAATTTGTTGACTTCAGCTGAGAGTTCATTTGATTTTCGTGAGACTGTAATTGTGAAACCTGGGATTGGGGCTGTTGCATGGAGGACATATGGGTTTGGGGAATCTGTCCTACCTGCACAGAAGACATGCTTTTCCTGGGTCTACTTTGATTTATGAGATTTATAATCTGCTTCTCATATGGTACCAATTTTTCCTTGTATTGAGGCACAATGCTGCTCTTGGGAATCTGTACGAATGTCATCATACGTTCCAACAACATTTTATACGCCCTCAGCTTATCAATCTGATCCGTTTGCGACTGTTGGGGATGAGAATCATGCTGATAAAGGGAAGCAAATGTACGTCAAATAGAGGAAAAgcaaatacatataaataaacaagagtgcTTATGCCACCAATAAAGATTTTACAAGAAATCAATACCCTcattgataatattaatttatgaatatatcTTGCAAGTTACAgaaaattaataagtttaaatatgcttttaatccctctaaaataaatgtattttgattttgatattgtaaaaaattttaatcgTTTTAGTCTctccaaaattgaaaaaaatctctatataaaatatattttataagaattaccaaattttttaataaaatatacattatttatcTATGCTAAAATTGAtgtcaaaaactaaaattactgatttcaaattttgttgggattgagatgaaaaacaaagaaaacaaaaattattatgaccaaaatcaaaatctaaTGCTTTTATATGGATTAGAAACATTTTTTagctaaattaaattatatgctTTCTAGATTTCAATGAATAAATCCTGCTGATTaaagaatattaatttattaaatgttgatattttttattctgaTCCCTACATCACGATAAATTATatgcaaataaatataaagataccTGCTGAAGTTTATTAGCAACTTTTTGGTACACTTCATTCATATCTGGCAAATAACTTTCTTTCATGGCTTGGATCTGtagtttgaaataaaaaaatcaaatcaaatagtTAAAATATCAGCAACTTCGAGATCTCTCATGCAAATAAATAACATCAATATCATTTTTGCATTGACAATAACAGCGAAATTTCCTTTTCCGCCTTTTGTAGAGCATCATAAATAGAAAGTTTAACTTTCGTGCTTAAATCAAGATCACTAAAAAATAACCAGTTTGCGCTTCAAAATACCGTTCAAATAAATATAGCATCTATAATTACAATTTACAAAGAGTCTTTCTTAATGGCGGGCTAGGAGAAcaactaaaatgataaaaaagggtAGTTACAAAAGAAAAGCCACTTGACATAAAACtaaaacttgaaagaaaaatcgATGCGGGCCTCTACCAGAGTTTCCTCTAGCTTCGCCCCACTCAGGCATAGTTCACCATCTTTCGAGTCCTAACAGATATGCTCTCACTTGAGCCCTTCATAGAAGGGTTAGTCAGCGGTGCAACCCACAAGGGGATCCCACCAATCAGCTTCCTTACGCCTTACGGGTTTACTCACCCGTTGACTCGCACACATGTCAAACTCCTTGGTCCGTGTTTCAAGATGGGCCAAATGGGGAGCCCACAGGCCGACGCCCGAAGCACGCACGTGCTGCGACATGCCTAAGGCACACGCTGTCGTCCAAAATCACAACGATGACGTCTCCATGAGCATTTTAACAGTCCGGACTTAGGTCACCATCACAATTCGCAGCGGTCAATGTCTTGAGTCGATCGGTCAATATCTAAGCATTGTTTCTGAATTGATTATAGTACTACTgctatttataatatacatatacatacatacatacacacacaatatatatatatatatatatatatatatatatatatatatatatatatatatatatatatatatatatataaagagagaggAGGGGGGGAGGGGagggagagagaagagagagacgGTTTCTAATAAAGCTAACCTGGCTTAGAAGGAAACAATACATGAGCTAATTATAAAGCACAGCATTTTCCTTGGAGCCCATGAATAGAGATATTTATCATTCATAATTTGCTAGTGAGTTATTGGAATTGCTTTGTGGGAAGTCTCTTGATCAGTACAATTGGCAATTGAGACCCTTAAATGCTATAACTATAAGACCATTATCTTGACAAATGGtctatctttatgttttttaagaaatggactttaaacctaattcaacctAACAACTagtaaggtaaggtttgcatccacctatatactataaattgtaGGATCTCCAATACATACCCCTCACACTAGACATATATATCTTGAGTGTGGAACTAGAACTTtatgggtggtccaatagcagCCTAAGAGGGTGGTACAATAggtccaacaaacaacaaaactaGCTAGAATATGCTTTTTAAATGGCTCAAATACCATTttaagaaatgaactttaaacctaacttaatcctacaaaaccagtttgtaagatgagatttatacttacttatatattgtaaattttctttatctctagtcgatatagGATTTCCAACAATGAACTATATTCTGTCATAAAGAATTAAGTTGTCTACAATACTAATGGGTGACTT from Vigna radiata var. radiata cultivar VC1973A chromosome 9, Vradiata_ver6, whole genome shotgun sequence carries:
- the LOC106774064 gene encoding mediator of RNA polymerase II transcription subunit 15a isoform X3; translation: MQSHQQLLSQNVQNNVASQPNLPPVSSLGQTPNQNIVKNSNIQNIPGPNSVGSSISQNSNLQSMFPGSQRTMPGRQQVGPPQQQLQSQSPQQYLYQQQYLKQKLQQQSQMQQQQQQSLMQPNQLQSSQQSTSIQQSMQSMPQQHSQVMRHQQQQTSMVHQQQTPVTQQTILPAQQQQQLMGPQSNAANMQHSQMLGQQNNVGDIQQPQRMLSQQSNLTSLQQQRQQQLINQQNNPANVHQQQLGNNGPGLQQQHLLGPDSGNADMHTSHHSTHMLQQPKVPMQQQSQQNSLNLLLPHSQQSQPLGSQQQLMPQIHTQSTQLQQQLGLQQQQQPNPSQRDMQQRMQTSGSLLQQNVLDQQKQLYQSQRNLSETSATSLDSTTQSAQPGGNDLQEEIYQKIQAMKESYLPDMNEVYQKVANKLQQHDSHPQQSQTDQIDKLRAYKMLLERMMTFVQIPKSSIVPQYKEKLVPYEKQIINLINQSRPRKSMSSVQVGQIPQTHMSSMQQPQSQVSQLQSHENQMNSQLKSTNLQGSMPTMQQNNIATSQHNPLSGVSAGQQNMMNSMQPGANLDSGQGNSVNSLQHVPMNSIQQTPVSTPQLQTSINSLQSQGGANVSQPNSLQSGSSALQHQLKHQEQQMLQNQQFKQFQHRQMVQRQLFQQQQLHHPTKPQLSAQLQTHQMSQLHQMNDINDLKMRQGIGVKPGVFQHLTSGQHSAYSHQQLKQGNAFPVSSPQHLQAPSPQIQQHSSPQVEQQNHLPSKSKVATPLQSSNSPFVGPTPSPPLAPSPMPGESEKSVPCVSSISNAANIGHQQTGVAVAPPQSLAIGTPGISASPLLAEFSGQDGAHGNALAATSGKSTVTEQPLERLINVVKSISSKALSAAVSDIGSVVSMNDRIAGSAPGNGSRAAVGEDLVSMTNCRLQARNFITQDGTNGIKRMKRYTSAIPLSGVLSAGSMDGSIKQLTASEASDLESTATSSVKKRKIEVNHALLGEIRDINHQLIDTVVDISNVDPTPAVAAAEGAEGILVKCSFIAVALSPSLKSQYASAQMSPIQPLRLLVPANYPNCSPILLDKFPVESSKENEDLSAKAKAKFSISLRSLPQPMSLGDIARTWDVCARSVISEHAQQSGGGSFSSKYGTWENCLTTN